The genomic interval CGCCGGCGCGAACGAGCGGTCCACGCGCCACTGCTCGCGGAGCGCCGCGAGGCCCTCCCAGTAGCCGACCGCGAGGCCGGCCGCGTAGGCCGCCCCGAGCGCCGTCGTCTCGTCGAGGGCGGGTCGCACCACCTCGCGCCCGAGGATGCCGGCTTGCAGTTCACAGAGGAAGTCGTTCCGCACGGCGCCGCCGTCCACCCGGAGCGACTCTATCTCCTCGCCCGAGTCCGCCTCCATCGCCTCGAGCACGTCCCGCGTCTGGTAAGCGACGGACTCGAGCGTCGCGCGGACGATGTGTTCGCGCCGGGTCCCCCGCGTGATGCCGAGTATCGTCCCGCGGGCGCGGCCGTCCCAGTGGGGCGCGCCCAGCCCCGTGAACGCCGGGACGACGTACACGCCGTCCGTGGAATCGACCGAGCGCGCGAGCGTCTCCGTCTCCGCGGGCGAGTCCACGAGCGACACGTCCTCCAGCCACTCCACCGCGGCGCCGGTGACGAATATCGACCCTTCGAGCGCGTACTTCGGCGGCTCCCCGGCCCGCTGGAACGCGACCGTCGTGACGAGGCCGTGGTCGCTCGCCACCGGCTCGGTCCCCGTGTTGGCGAGCAGGAACGACCCGGTGCCGTAGGTGTTCTTCGCCTCGCCCGCCTCGAAACAGGTCTGGCCGAACAGCGCGGCCTGCTGGTCGCCGAGCACGCCGGCGACGGGCACCTCGGCGCCGAGGAACCCGTCGCGGTCGGTCGTCCCGTAGGCCTCGGGGTCGCTGGAGGCGTGGACCTCGGGGAGCGCGGCCTCGGGAACCCCGAACTCCGCGAGCAAGTCGTCGTTCCACTCCAGCGCGCGGATATCGAACAGCATCGTCCGCGAGGCGTTCGTGGCGTCCGTCGCGTGCTCGCCGGTGAGTTTCCAGACGAGCCACGAGTCCACGGTACCGAGCAGCAGGTCGCCGTCGGCCGCCCGCTCGCGACGGTCGCGCGTCGCGCCCCGGTCGGTCCGGACGGGGTCGGCGTCGAGCAGCCACTCGGCCTTCGTCGCTGAGAAGTAGGCGTCCGGTTCGAGGCCCGTCCGCTCGCGTATCCACTCGGCCTTGCCCTCGCGTTCGAGCTCCTCCACGCGCTCCGTCGTCCGGCGGTCCTGCCAGACGAGCGCGTTGCCTACCGGCTCGCCCGTCTCCGCGTCCCACAGCACGGTCGTCTCGCGCTGGTTCGTGAGTCCGAGCGCCGCGAGGTCGGTCGCCGCGGCGTCGGCCGCCGCCAGCGCCTCCGCGACGACCGCCTTCGTGTTCGTCCACAGTTCGGCGGGGTCGTGTTCGACCCAGCCCGGCTTCGGGTAGTGCTGTTCGTGCGTCTCGTAGGCCTCGCCCGCGACCCGACCGGCCCGGTCGAACAACAGACACCGCGTCCCCGTCGTCCCCTGGTCGACCGC from Halosegnis marinus carries:
- the glpK gene encoding glycerol kinase GlpK; this encodes MEYVAAVDQGTTGTRCLLFDRAGRVAGEAYETHEQHYPKPGWVEHDPAELWTNTKAVVAEALAAADAAATDLAALGLTNQRETTVLWDAETGEPVGNALVWQDRRTTERVEELEREGKAEWIRERTGLEPDAYFSATKAEWLLDADPVRTDRGATRDRRERAADGDLLLGTVDSWLVWKLTGEHATDATNASRTMLFDIRALEWNDDLLAEFGVPEAALPEVHASSDPEAYGTTDRDGFLGAEVPVAGVLGDQQAALFGQTCFEAGEAKNTYGTGSFLLANTGTEPVASDHGLVTTVAFQRAGEPPKYALEGSIFVTGAAVEWLEDVSLVDSPAETETLARSVDSTDGVYVVPAFTGLGAPHWDGRARGTILGITRGTRREHIVRATLESVAYQTRDVLEAMEADSGEEIESLRVDGGAVRNDFLCELQAGILGREVVRPALDETTALGAAYAAGLAVGYWEGLAALREQWRVDRSFAPAMDGDRADARYDRWGEAVERARDWARDEA